One segment of Syntrophorhabdus sp. DNA contains the following:
- a CDS encoding phenylphosphate synthase subunit beta, producing MSGKETRYTLWYEETRGDDFNFVGKKNANLGEMISAGIRVSPGFCITINANDRFITDTGIREKIETYVKDIGPVALETTRRASEYAIGLIESCAIPAEIEDEILTGYRRLSQMSGGTDVPVAVRSSGAISMPGQMETYLNIRGEKDLIEYVKKCWSSAYNVEAIMYRANRGMGFLFNIGVGIPRMVNSRVSGIIFTINPLNGDPSKISIDASYGLGEAVVSGLVTPDTFLVDKITLDPVKTTVGSKEVRCVYRQNGSDIVQTDVPDDMRRRLCVSPEEVRELCRLGKLIEEYYGKAYDIEFGIDADLPFPDNIIILQVRPESVWSKKEVAAKTERKKDPMERILGQLLTGVRLK from the coding sequence ATGTCAGGTAAAGAAACGAGATACACGCTGTGGTATGAGGAAACGCGGGGTGACGATTTCAACTTCGTGGGAAAAAAGAACGCCAACCTGGGCGAAATGATCAGCGCCGGCATCAGGGTGAGTCCCGGTTTCTGCATCACTATAAACGCCAACGACAGGTTCATCACCGACACGGGGATACGGGAGAAGATCGAGACCTATGTGAAAGACATTGGCCCCGTGGCCCTGGAGACGACGAGAAGGGCGAGTGAATACGCGATCGGTCTCATTGAATCATGCGCGATACCGGCGGAGATCGAGGACGAGATCCTGACGGGCTACCGGAGGCTTTCTCAAATGTCGGGTGGCACCGATGTGCCCGTCGCGGTGAGGAGCAGCGGGGCGATATCCATGCCGGGTCAGATGGAAACCTACCTGAACATTCGGGGCGAGAAGGATCTCATAGAATACGTGAAGAAGTGTTGGAGCAGTGCCTATAACGTGGAAGCCATCATGTACCGGGCCAACAGGGGGATGGGTTTTCTCTTCAACATCGGGGTCGGTATCCCCAGGATGGTCAATTCCCGGGTGTCCGGTATCATATTCACCATAAACCCCCTCAACGGCGATCCTTCGAAGATCTCCATCGACGCGAGCTACGGGTTGGGCGAGGCTGTTGTGAGCGGTCTTGTCACTCCCGATACGTTCCTTGTGGACAAGATCACCCTGGATCCGGTGAAGACCACGGTGGGGAGCAAAGAGGTCAGGTGCGTCTACCGCCAGAATGGCAGCGACATTGTTCAGACAGACGTGCCCGACGACATGCGCCGGAGGCTCTGCGTTTCTCCCGAGGAAGTGCGTGAGCTCTGCCGTCTTGGCAAGTTGATAGAGGAGTACTATGGAAAGGCCTACGACATCGAGTTTGGGATCGATGCCGATCTGCCGTTTCCGGACAACATCATCATACTGCAGGTCAGACCCGAATCCGTCTGGAGCAAGAAGGAAGTGGCCGCCAAAACGGAGCGGAAGAAGGATCCCATGGAAAGGATCCTCGGTCAGCTTCTGACGGGCGTCAGGCTGAAGTGA
- a CDS encoding UPF0261 family protein, with translation MVKRTLLIVATLDTKGKEAAYVKECVESLGVDVLVMNVGTMSEPSMGADFSLENVLKAAGRGPFPGTSGVLRRSEAVEAVQEGGIAIARRLLSEGRVDGILGLGGGTGTSIAAAVMRSLPFGIPKVMVSTVASRDVRQYVGTKDIVMFHSVADLLGWNHFVGRVLQQAAHAVYAMMEVGVTGKEGRPMVAVTAYGINSRCAMNVEPLLEERGYEMIGFHANGVGGMAMEEMTGEGLIEGVLDLTVHEVADEMFGGYCRGIGQRRFRAAGEVGIPLLVAPGGLDNAVFSPFYPMPDRLKGRRRRDHDDRFCVRMEREEMIVFARIIAERLNDSRGQVFVLIPSRGFSEADRQGEELYDPETDRVFTEELKGLLREDIALEEMDAHISDPEFASRAVYVIDTMIRARRQAGTEKPEAGRQA, from the coding sequence ATGGTTAAAAGGACCCTGCTTATAGTAGCCACGTTGGACACGAAGGGCAAAGAGGCCGCCTACGTGAAGGAGTGCGTCGAGTCTCTGGGTGTGGATGTCCTCGTAATGAACGTGGGAACGATGTCTGAACCCTCAATGGGGGCCGACTTTTCCCTTGAGAACGTCTTGAAGGCGGCGGGCCGGGGTCCGTTCCCGGGCACATCGGGTGTGCTTCGCCGCTCCGAAGCGGTTGAAGCGGTGCAAGAGGGTGGGATTGCCATCGCGCGGAGGCTGTTGAGCGAAGGACGTGTGGACGGCATACTCGGTCTTGGTGGAGGCACCGGTACCTCAATTGCCGCCGCTGTCATGCGGTCTTTGCCCTTCGGAATACCGAAGGTGATGGTCTCCACGGTGGCCTCACGGGATGTCAGGCAGTACGTCGGAACAAAGGACATCGTCATGTTCCACAGCGTGGCGGACCTTTTGGGATGGAACCATTTTGTCGGTCGGGTCCTTCAACAGGCGGCCCATGCCGTTTATGCCATGATGGAGGTCGGTGTCACAGGAAAAGAGGGGAGGCCGATGGTGGCCGTCACAGCCTACGGGATAAACTCGCGCTGCGCCATGAATGTGGAACCCCTGCTTGAGGAGAGGGGATACGAGATGATCGGTTTCCACGCAAACGGCGTCGGTGGAATGGCAATGGAGGAGATGACGGGTGAAGGGCTCATAGAGGGTGTGCTCGATCTCACGGTCCACGAGGTGGCGGACGAGATGTTCGGGGGTTATTGCAGGGGGATCGGGCAAAGAAGGTTCAGGGCTGCGGGCGAAGTCGGGATACCCCTCCTTGTGGCCCCCGGAGGTCTTGACAACGCGGTCTTCAGCCCGTTCTATCCGATGCCGGACAGGCTGAAAGGCAGAAGGCGGCGCGATCATGACGACAGGTTCTGTGTTCGCATGGAGCGTGAAGAGATGATCGTCTTCGCGAGGATCATCGCTGAAAGGCTGAATGATTCCCGAGGACAGGTCTTTGTGCTCATACCATCGCGGGGCTTCTCAGAGGCCGACAGACAGGGCGAGGAGCTTTACGACCCCGAGACGGACCGGGTTTTCACCGAGGAGTTGAAAGGGTTGCTCAGGGAAGACATTGCCCTTGAAGAGATGGATGCGCACATAAGCGACCCCGAGTTTGCGAGCCGCGCGGTGTATGTCATCGACACGATGATCCGGGCGAGACGTCAGGCCGGGACAGAGAAGCCTGAAGCGGGACGTCAAGCATGA